CAAAATGGGATAAATATGTATACGGGAAACCTATTGAAACTGAAGATTTTATTTCAGGTATATTAGAGGCAGTTGAACGATTATTTTCACAAAGTGAAAATGTAATTTGTAAGAAACACCTTAAAATTAGTTCTCATAAAAAGTATAGTAAGAGTTCTTGGTTAGACTTAAATGCGGATATTGGTTTATTTTTTTGTACAAGGTATAGGGGCTTAGAAAGACTAACCTACCCAAATATTGTTTGGGATGTAAATTGGTTATTTAAATATGATGATCTGCTTTCGGAATCTAAGAAAAAGCCAAAATATAGACCTAACAATTCTGTATCACAAAATTCAACTCAGATAAAATTTTATGTAGAATTAGAATATGATGATGAATTACATTCATCCCAACAAGTTCAAGTAATTTGGAAAGGCAATCCCAATAAAATAGGTTCAGAGCTTCATAATGATTTATCTAGACTTAATAAAAATGCGTTTCCACTTTGTAAAGTCTCAAAAAATCCCATAAGTAAAAAAGGTAAATTACAAGGGATATCATTAAATGATGTGGGAACTTTACATGCAGTTTACAGTCAAGATAGAGGTTCTTTAGTCGAGGTTTATAAGTCAACCAACGATATCGGAAAGCAATTTGTTTCAAACCTAAAGAAAGAATTAAGCGAAGGAAAGGTATCCATTAGTGGATTTGAAGAGATAAATGTTGCTTGGAATCAGTTCTCTAATCTATATAAAGAAGCAATAAATGATTTTTTAGTAGACGGCCTATTTGCTAGTACATTAGTTCAACAATGTGATGCATATGATAAGCTTCTTACTACTTTACAAGTCCATGCTCCGAGTGACATGAATAGAGTTAACCTTTGGCAACCTATTTTAAATATTGGCAATGTTATAGTTGAAGGTAATCAACCAATGTCAATCATAGCACCCTGGCATCCTATGAGATTAGCTTCTTTGGCTATAAAAGCTTTACAATTTAAAGATTTAATTAGGTTAATTCTAGACTCAGAAGAAGTAAATTTTGGTGATTCTAAATTATTTTTTTCTGATTCTAGAAATGATTTTACTCAACCCTATTATCCAGAAGTCGCTTTCAGTTTTAGAGGTAAAGAACCAGAACTATTGTCAATCTCTGATTCCGTAAATGAATATAGTCTAATGGAAGTACCTATTAGAAAATATAATAATCAAGCTACTAACGAAGATCCAAATGAACCTAGTTCTAAAGTTACAACTCTTGTAGAAAAATATATAGAGCTTCAGCCTCACGAAAGTACAAACTTAGGGGTTGTCCTCTATAATTGCGATTCAACAAGGTTACCAAAGGCTATTGTGGAGTCATTATCTTCTTTACGTGATAGAAATGACGCTATACGATGTCAGGTTGTCCTACGTCATCGTAATTTAGATAAGCTTAGTGAACTCTATATGAAGATGATTGAAAATACAGATGCTGATACAGATTTTTCTGTAGCTAGCGAACTCTCACGTGATTTTATGGCTCGACTTAGAATTGGTGTTATGGCGGATACTGCCCCAATAGATGATGAAAATGAAGAAAAACCCGCTGATATTGTTTTCTTACAAGAGGTTATTTCACGTGAGGCAAAGTTTGTGTGGTCCTCAGTTAAAAAAGGTGTCACACAAAACCTACTAACACACTACCCGCCTAGGTGGTCAAGAAGGAGGCCAGTTACCAAGGATGAATTGAAATCTACCGCGTATCTAGTTTGTCCCAGTCAACCATCAGTGGGTTGGTCTTATTTAAGATCTATTAGAGGGATATGTGGTGGAAATGAAACAGATCAGGACAATTATTATTTGCCATCTAGACAGATATCATTCCAAAATGAAGAAACAAGAAGTATTTTCGATGAAGCTCATAAGTTAGGAGAATGGGTTGCGAATTACGATGAGCTACTGGATCAAAGATTGCTTAAAAACCAAGGTGTAAATGTTATTAAGTATCAACATAGCAAGTCTAATGGACCAAATTTGGTTGTTTCAACAAAGTCAAAACTAAATCTACTACAAATTTTAGTGAAAAGAAGATTAGGTAATTTAAACCTTGGTTTATCAGAAGAAAAACTAGTTAAATTAGCCAAAGTATTTATAGAAGAAGCAAACAGCTTGTCTGGAGATATAGTATTAAGAGCTGCAAAACGAGGTAAATATGCGAGTGAACTACTTGGTGTTGTGTTAAGTAAACTATTAATAACCTCTGAACTAGGTGAATCCGAATCGATTGGTTGGTTCTTTTTAGATGATTATGCTTCTTGGCTAGGCAAAAAAGAAGAGCAAATCGCGGATATATTAGCTTTGTGTCCTAAAGAAGAAAATGGATGTTATTATTTACAAATAGTCTTAACAGAATGTAAGTATATTGACATAAAAGGATTATCTAATTCAAAGAAAACATCAAAAAAACAGTTGAGAGATACTGTACTAAGAATAAATGATGCTTTATTCGGTAGCCCTAGCAGACTGGATAAAGATTTATGGCTTGCTAGAATTAGTGATATGTTAGTTGAAGGTGTTGAGTTTCCCCAAGACTCATTTCTCTCTTTGGAAGAATGGAGAGAAGGTATTAGAAATGGCGAGATTCCAATTGATCTCAGAGGCTATTCACATGTTTTTGTATCAAGTTCATCAGATGAAAGTAACATAGAATGCGAACAAATTCAACTTAGTGATTTGGAAAGTTGTTATCAAGAAGTGTATAACAGAGAAAAGGTTAGAGAGTTAGTCCTAGGTATATTTAATGGAAAATCGTTGAATAGTATTCGGAATGGAATAGGAGATGAAAGACCTTGGAAAGTCAGTTCTAAGACATCAACTACTTCTAACACAAAATCCGAGAATACAGAAGTAGAGAGCGTTTCATGTAACACAAGTCAATTAAATATTTGCAATTCTACAACAGTTACCCCAAATCAACACGCAGCATATTCAGTTATTGGGAACAGTGTTCATGAATTAGAAGATAAAGCGAGAGATGCTGAAAACAAAAATGGAGAGGAAACAGTAATTGATCCCACCCAATTTTGGGGTGGCTCTGCTCTTAATCAATGGGTAGAAAATAATAATACTTCTTACATTTCAAATGTTGAGTCAGATGAATGGTTAAAAGATGTAGAACGAAAATTGAAGACTGCTCTAATGTCATATAACTTACAAGCAAAGGTATTAGGAACACGCTTAACTCCAAACTCAGCAATTATAAGATTAAAAGGCTCAGATAATTTAAGAGTTGAGGATATAGAAAAGAAAAAATCACAGCTTTTAACAACTCACGCTCTTGAAGTTATTAATATTATTGCTCAACCTGGTGAAATTGGTGTATTTATTGCCCGACCAGAAAGGCAAATAATATATTTGAGAAATTTATGGAAACAGAGAATTTTTAAACAGGTATTACCAGGAATGAATATGAATTTTTTAATAGGTGTTAAAGAATTAGATGGGGAATTACTATACCTTAACTTAGGTGGTCCATTCGAAGGGCTACAGCAGCATGCCCCACATACACTCATTGCTGGAGCTACTGGAAGTGGAAAATCAATATTAATACAAAACTTAATCTTGGATATATGTGCAACTAATTCAGAGGATATGGCTCATGTTTATCTTATTGATCCCAAGTTTGGCGTAGATTATCAAAGTTTAGAAGATCTACCACATTTAAAAAAAGGAATCATTATAAATCAGGATACAGCCGCCTCTACTTTGGAGTCTCTTGTTGATGAAATGGAGAATCGATACCTGAAATTTAGAGAACACAGAGTACCTAACATTAAGGAATTTAATAAGAAAGTTTCCGACGAAGAAAAAATCCCATTAATATTTTTAATCCATGATGAATTTGCTGATTGGATGCTAGTGGACGAGTATAGAAATACTGTGTCTGCAATTGTGCAAAGATTAGGTGTAAAAGCAAGGGCTGCCGGTATTCATCTGATTTTTGCAGCACAACGTCCTGATAAGGATGCATTGCCTGTTCAATTGAGAGACAATCTAGGTAATCGTCTGATTTTAAAAGTAGAGAGTACTGGAACTTCAGAAATAGCTCTAGGTGAAAAAGGGGCTGAACGATTATTAAACAATGGTCATTTAATTGCAAGATTATCTGGAGAATCAGACTTAATCTTTTCACAGGTACCTTTTTTATCAAGTGAAGATGCTGCAGAAGTGGTTGAAGCAATAAAAAAGTCTTGCCTAACAATACAAAATATCAATTAAAAAGTAAAATACCTTATTGAAATTAAAATCGCAGAATCAACGATAGTCCATGTGAAATTAAGGGGAATAACGGACTTTCCTAATATTAAATGATAACATGTATTGATGAATTAACTTAATCAAGAAACATTAGCACTAAAATGAATAAAGAACTATGCCTGATTCCGTTACGTTAGTGGACTCAGGGTCAGGCACTATCTAAAAAACATTCTACCCCAAGTGCCAGATTTTTGTGAAATAGACTTAGATGTTAATGTTATTAATCTACTTGAAGAAATGGCTCGGAAAAAGCAGCCAAGAAGAGAGATGTTATTTGCTGATTATATGGCATTGATGCGGGAACTTGGTGGAAGACCTTCTTACCTAAAACTACATTTTCAGGGTGCAACTGATTCTCCCCATTACAAACAGGAATTTCAGTCATATGTTGGATTTTTAAATTGGGCAGAAGAATTGTCTGGCCGGGAGATAGAGGTTTTTGAGCGCTATGAAAATTGGTTTATCGAAGTAGAAAAGACGGTTATGTCAAAGAGTTATAAAATGGTTGTACTTTTAGCGATGTTACAGCGTGGGGCAGCTAATTGGTATAAACCAATTTCTTCCCATGAGACAGCACCATTTTTTCATCAATACCTTACGGAAAAAGAATACCGAAAACGGATTGATTTTTCCGATAAAGGTGCCAAAAAGCTTTGGAACTATGACGAAAATAGTGTCAGCAAATTAATTGCAACTATTCCCATGACTAAATGGAGTGGCAGTTCAAAAGTGTTAATTTCTTATGAAAATGATCTTTTCACTTTGAACTTTGATGTTGCGGAAGAGGATGAGAAAATTCTTTTTCAATGGACGAAAGAAATATGTAAATATCGGCTTCATTATCATTTTGAACGGAAGGTGATAAGACCACAGATGAATTAATATCTGATGGTCTTTTTAATTCTTAATTGTTTTAGAATTAATATGTCATTTTATGCATTAGTAAGCATACTTAAATTAACACGCATAATGATTTTCTTCCTTGCATTGTCAAAAATTTCTTCAGATATAATTTGGTAAAATCTTAAAGAAGTCAAGTAATTTAAAAGTTCATTCGCCAATCTTTTATCAATGTTATGGTTTATATTCAAAGATTCTAAGTTAGAAACAATTTCAAAGTTAAATAATGTTAATTTCTCAGTTTGAAGACATTCTTCAGCATATTGCCTGATATCCTCATTCCGAACTTGATACATTCGGCTTCCATACTTTTTACCACCAAATAATCCTTTTTTAGCCCCAATCAAAATTTTATTATAATGTGATTTATCTTCTTGGCCAACCATTTTTAAAATACTTAAAACCATCTTATTTGCATCTGGTACAGTCACATAACCGGGTTCTAAGTGATATCTAGTTGTCAAATCTAATCCCCCCAAAAAGAAACAATGTTTACTATTTATTATAGGTTGGGAATGGCTTTTATTACAAATTATTTATTTTAATTATGACAAATGAAGTCGATGTAATAGTAAAAGCGGACCTGTCTTATATAGACAGGTCCACTTTTATTTAATCTTGAAATATTGTATACCAGGCCGGTCTCTGGCTAGTAGATTTACTGCCATTGTAAGCAAATGTAAAATGTATTTGTTCTTTCTTTAATACAGTGATAAATGAATTTAATTCCTGGCCGCCTATTAGCCATAGTGCTCCGCCTTTACTTCGTTTATCCAATACTTCAAATCCCTTGTTTTCGAGGAAAGGTTTTAATCCATCTTTTAAGGTGATACTTGGTTGTTTAAGATCAAGTGTTATTTGCTCAGAATATCCTTTTATTGGTGTTTGTTTAACAGCGGTTGATTCTAATAAAGCAACTGAATGTTCAGCTTTGCTTTGGTGTTTATCTTCTTCAAGTAAACGAGTGTTTTGTGTGTTTTGTGTTTTTTCGGGTAGTCTAACTTTAACCGAAATTCCTTCATGCATATCCTCTTCTTGTTTTTGATCTTTAGCATTACCTTGTATCGGGACATCGTGATGATTAATCAATACGATTTTTTCATCCATATTATTCTCGTTAATCTCTGTGGTATAGGATTCATATCCAATTGGGTCTATTTCATAATATTTTAATGTTTCCCAAAGAGAGGAGAGGGATTTTTCTGAATTATAGTAAAAATCACTACCTCTTACTCGCCAGAAATTCCATCCGCAGCGTTCAAGGATTCGTTGCCTATTCATGTCATAATCAAACCGATCCGGACCATGCCACTGATCTCCATCACATTCTACTGCAATTCTGCCTTTTGAACCTTGGATAACCATGTCAATTCGATAGCCCGCAACTTCATGTTGAGGGATAATTCGATATCCTCTTGCTGAGATTTGATCAAAAACCTCTCTTTCGAAGTCACTTTCACATAATGCGCGATTTGATTCTAGTATTTCCTTAGGTGGATTTTCACAATAGGAAATAAGCTGGTAACGCAAACACTCCTTATTTCGAAAATCATTTAAAGTTGGTGTGTGGAAAAGCCATAGTTGGTCTTTGGCACGGCTAACAGCAACGTTAAATCTCCGCTTATCTTTTTCAGTAGCTAAAGCTCGCATCCCGGTTTCACCAGGTGCCGCAACCATACTTAGGAAGATTACATCACGTTCATCCCCCTGAAAGGCGTATGCATCTCCACAAATGATTTGCCGTTTTTCCATTTCCTCTGGGCCAATTTCTTCGATTAAAAGTTTTTCGATAAGCTGTGCCTGGCCCTCGTTTTGTAAACTGATAATACCCATCGATTTTCCTTCATATTGTGGGTTTGATATACATGCCTTTATTTCTTTCACTAAAGCTTCCGCTTCATGTCGATTATAAACTTTTGAGCCAGAGCCTTCTCTGTATCCCGTCGGAACATGCCTAGTATTAATTGGTTCCAATCTATTAGGTGGATATTGCCTTAGCGGTATTAAGGGTGTATTAGAATAGCTGATTCGGTTGGAAAATTCAATAATTTCCGGCATACACCTAAAATGTTCTCTTAGAGTTATTCTGCCCCCGAATAAGACATTGGCTAAATCAAAGAAGGAGTTTTCTAAACTTAGTAAGTCTGACAGTTTAAAGTCGAACAAATATTGTTTGCGAAGAAATAGAATGTCCTCACCCTTGATCCCAACATACTCAGGACTTATTTGCTTATCATCTCCCACAACAATAAGCTTTTTCGCGATATACTGTAAGATTACTGCATCTGGACCAGATTGACTTGCTTCATCCATAATAACCACATCGAATAGATTTGGTCTAACATCAAATGTTTCAAATACCCGATATAAAGGCATAATCCAAGTTGGGATAGAATCTCGACACTCACTCATGTGTTTTTGGGCATCTTGCAAATGGATGTATGCATTTTTCCCTGTTCTTTTACCAGCTTTCCGCATTGAAGTATTCCAAGCTAATAAATGTTGACGTTGTCCTTCTGTCATTGTGCTCAAGGTAGAGAACCATGCTTTTTGTGCGCCTAATATTGAAATTGTCTTTTTAATAGAATCTTCTAATTCATCTAAGTCTTTAGTAACCTCGGACTCACTAGTTTGAGAAAATTGGATAAACCAGGCATTTACTTTTGCCCAATTAAAGGCTTTTTCCAAATCTATAAATCTTATTTTCCAATACTGGTAATCAAACTGGTTTAATAACTTCGAATATAATTTTGGAAGCACTTTTTTTAACTTTTGAGAAAGTTCTTCACACCGTTTACTTTTTTGGGAATACTCATCGAGTTCAATTATTATGTTTATTGACACCCTATATTTATCGATATTTCTAGTGCGAATGGAATACATAAGTTCGTCCACAATGGGGTGCATAACTTGTGTTTCAATAGACTTTTGAATATTCTTGCCCATTTGAAGTAATTCGTCTTGAATTGTTTTAAGCTCTTCTTTTAGAGAAATGAAATCTAAATAGGTAGAAAATAGAGAAATATTTTCCTTATTTAGTGTTTTTTGAATGATAATCGGAACATCAGTAAATTCTTTTTGAATTTTTTCTATTAACTGTTTTGCTGCAAATAAGAGAGAAAAAGGTTCCATTATATCTTCAATATTGGCTAATCTTAGTAATCGAGAAGTTAATGCTCCAACTTGAATTTTTAATTGGTCCGAAATCATTAGTTCAATCATTTTAAGCGTATGATCGGTTTTTACCGTCCCATCAAGCAGAATAATAGCTTCAAGGGTATCGCATTTTCGCCCATCAATCCGAATATCCTTTACAATATACCATGCGTCCTTCACTACTTTTGGTCGAATCAACGGCATTCCTAAACCTTTTCCATTTTCAAAATGAGATCTTAAAAGTATTACATCAGAGTGAAGCTGAGTTAAGCTGGTTTGACCCTGCCCAGTTATTTCCGAGAGATTATGAGTACTAGCGTTTTCCTTGATTGAGTCATTTGAAATTCTAACCTGGCCATAAAATTCTTCCCATGGTCTAAATTTACCAAGGAAAAGATCGCCTAGTGCATTTTTTAACCAAGCCTCGTTCTTTTGCTCAATTCCTATTAAATTTCTTTTAAGTTCATTTAATAGTAAAACTAATTTGGAACGTTTTTCCTGGCTTATATGAGAAAATTGTTCAGTAGCTTGCTCATTAAGAGGCTTAAATTGTTCCATATCTTGTAATAAGGCCTGTTCACGGTTTATTTTCACGTTAAAGTCTAAATCAGTCATAATTAAGTCTGGAGAGGGAATGGATAATTGTATTTGCTCCTGAACATGTTCATTTAGTTGATTAAGTAACTCTAATACTTCAGCAAATTCAATACTATTTAGAGGGAGGTCTGCATCCATATTAATAAAGTCTGTCATCCAGCTATATTTTGTCTCTGCTTTATTCAATTGCCCTGCAATTTTTTGGGCAGTACCTTTATATTCACCATTTATAAACTGAAATTCATATGTTTCTTTTTCCCGTATAGAACGTAATTGTTGTTGTAATAATGCTTGTTTTTCTTTCATTTTGAGTAAATTTAAAGTTAAGTTATCAATCTCTTTTTTTGACAACTCTTGATCCCATGTGTCTCTCTTATTTGAAATGACTTGAACAACACTTTCCAAATCCTTGAAAGATTTAGAGTCTTCACCTAATAAACTAACGCAAAGCGCTTGAAGTTCTATTGGAATCTTTTCTTTTAATACTTTAAGTGCTCTTGGAGTCTCACTTGTAATTAATACCCTTTTTCCTGAAGAAAGTAAGTGGGAAATAAGGTTAGCAATCGTATGACTTTTTCCTGTTCCGGGGGGTCCCTGTACTAGAACTCCATTTCTGGTTTCTAAATTCGAAATAATTTTTCTTTGTTCTTCATTTGCATGGAGCGGAAAATAAATATTATTATCCATTTTATTTAAATTAAATTGTTGATCAAAAGAAGATTTAGTCTGCTGTTCCTGATAATCTTCCATTTCTTCAAAAATCCTTAATATACCCTGAGGTACATTAGATGTACTATCTCCCATATTTTCAATAATTTTCGAACATGCATGTTGAAATCCTTTTTCTGATTTCTTTCTTAAAATTAATGAAGGACTATAGGACAAATCAGGTTCCTGTGTGCTTTCTCTCTTATTCTGGTAAACCTCTTCGTTATAAGTTCCATTTGCTGATAGGGAGTAAACAAACGATTTGAAAATAGAATTAAGTAATGACTTATTCCAAATCTCGGATGTTAATTCATCCATTTTTTCCTTAATAGGCAATAAAGCTTTATTGTCTAGACGATACTCTAATTCAAGCATATCTTGTTCAAGTTCGGGACTTATACTCTCTGTGGAAGGTACAATCCTAATAATTCCACTACTCGAGTCGAATTGAAAGTGACAACTAACCGTTAAAATATGTCTGTGCACAACCTGACCATCTGGTGTTTTCCAATTCAATAAACCAATACCCATTAATAACTCGTATTGGTCCCCGAGTTTTTTTTGCTTTTGATAAATAGAAAATAATTTGGTATAGATTTCTTGAACTTTTTCAACTCTTAAAAATTCATCTTTCCATAAGGTCCATTTTTCTTTTATATAATCATCAAATTTTGATTGGACTTCTGGATAGTCCAAAATATGTAAATATTTTGGAATTTCTCCATCTGGTTCTGATTCTTTAAAATGGGGATTCGGTATATTTTCTAACAATTTCGGCTCATAATTACTATTGCTATATTGGAAAGAAGGAGAAAGCCAACTCCTAATTGTCTGATGTGGATCAGGGAAAATTGGTCTAATAGGTTTTTTTATCTCAACCCAAATATCTTTTACATCTGTAATTAGAGGTGAAAGACATTCAGGCTCATCCATGATTTCATTCATGAATAAATAATTTTCATATTGATGTAAGTCTCTAGCCAATGGAGATCTTAATAAAGAAAGCTCCTTTAAATATGTGAAAAGTCGAATTGCCTTTTCTTTATGTAGTGTAGAGGGCTTCAATTTTACTCATCCTTTCTAAAAAGCAACATATACTAATTTAAAAATTATTACTATAAAACTAAATTTAACAAAGAAATTAATAGATTTTCTAAATTTATCCAATTATATTATATGGTTGCGAAATAGTGTTTTATGAATGTAAAGTTAAATGATGATTGCAAATATTGATAATTTTTAAGAATTTTTTTCCTTACTTGCCTTTAATTTTTAAGTGTCAGGAACATAAAATTTAAATAAAGGTGGTATAAGATCAAATTCTACCTTCAATATAATAGAAATATATTTCTATAATTATACTAGACCCTGAAAAAAAAAGTTTAACTTTATGGAATTATTTGTCGAATATACAATGATCAACAAATTTTCTCAGGCTGGGCAAGTGCATTTAACTATTAACGAATTTATTTTTCTAATAAGGGGGCCAAAATACTTTGAAACCCTGATGAAAATGGAGTCAGCAAATTAAAATTTATTACAATCTTGCCAATATCTAAATGGATCAGCAATTCTAAAGGGTTAATTTTATGACAATGATCTTTTCCGATTAAACTTTGATGTTGCCAAAGTGGATGTGGAAAATCTTTTTGAATGGACTAAAGAATTATGTGAATATCGACTTCATTATCATTTTGAGTGGAAAGCATTTTGAACCAGGGTTCTGTCTCTAGTTTTTCACACTATTTTTCTTTCTATTGAGTTAAAAAGGAAATATGCGTAAAAATTTGGTGCCTGATCCCCGATGCGTTAATACGTAAACGTGGCGGGAGTAAGGCACCTTTTTTATTTGCTGATTATATGGCATTGAAGCGGGAACTTGGTAGAAGACCTTCTTAACTAGAAATACGTTTGCAAGGTGCTTCTGATTCGCCCCATTACAAACAGGAATCTCAGTCATATGTTGGATTTTTAAATTGGGCAGAAGAATTGTCTGACCGGGATATAGAGGTTTTTAAGCGCTATGAAAACTGGCTTAATGAAGTAGAGAAGACAGTTACGTCGAAGAGTTATAAGATGGTGGTACTATTGGCGATGTTGCTGCGCGGGGTAGATAATTGGTATAAATCTATTTCTTCACATAAGGCAGCACCATTTTTTCATCAATGCCTTATGAAAAAAGAGTATAGAAAACGGATTGATTTTTCCGACAAAGGTGCTAAAAAGCTATGGAACCATGATGAAAATGGTGTCAGCAAATTAATTGAGACCATACTGATGACCAGGTGGAGTGGTAGTTCTAAAGGGTTAATTTCTTATGAAAAGGATTTTCACTTTGAACTTTGGTGTTGGGAAAGGGGTCTGGCACTTTTTTTCAATAGGGTAAGAATACCTTTTGGTTTAGCTCATAAGCACACTCAGCCGAAGGATCCAATAGCCAGTATTTAACAGTTTCTGATGTCTTCTGCTAATATGAAAGATGGAAAAGTAGCCTATTCCTCTCCTGAAAACATTTTTGGGTATTCCTTATATCAATAAAGGACAAAATAAACCATCTTTAAGATATTTTTTAGGAGGGATTAGATGAAATGTAATGTTGGGAAAACCGAGCAA
The Neobacillus sp. PS3-40 genome window above contains:
- a CDS encoding AAA domain-containing protein; translated protein: MKPSTLHKEKAIRLFTYLKELSLLRSPLARDLHQYENYLFMNEIMDEPECLSPLITDVKDIWVEIKKPIRPIFPDPHQTIRSWLSPSFQYSNSNYEPKLLENIPNPHFKESEPDGEIPKYLHILDYPEVQSKFDDYIKEKWTLWKDEFLRVEKVQEIYTKLFSIYQKQKKLGDQYELLMGIGLLNWKTPDGQVVHRHILTVSCHFQFDSSSGIIRIVPSTESISPELEQDMLELEYRLDNKALLPIKEKMDELTSEIWNKSLLNSIFKSFVYSLSANGTYNEEVYQNKRESTQEPDLSYSPSLILRKKSEKGFQHACSKIIENMGDSTSNVPQGILRIFEEMEDYQEQQTKSSFDQQFNLNKMDNNIYFPLHANEEQRKIISNLETRNGVLVQGPPGTGKSHTIANLISHLLSSGKRVLITSETPRALKVLKEKIPIELQALCVSLLGEDSKSFKDLESVVQVISNKRDTWDQELSKKEIDNLTLNLLKMKEKQALLQQQLRSIREKETYEFQFINGEYKGTAQKIAGQLNKAETKYSWMTDFINMDADLPLNSIEFAEVLELLNQLNEHVQEQIQLSIPSPDLIMTDLDFNVKINREQALLQDMEQFKPLNEQATEQFSHISQEKRSKLVLLLNELKRNLIGIEQKNEAWLKNALGDLFLGKFRPWEEFYGQVRISNDSIKENASTHNLSEITGQGQTSLTQLHSDVILLRSHFENGKGLGMPLIRPKVVKDAWYIVKDIRIDGRKCDTLEAIILLDGTVKTDHTLKMIELMISDQLKIQVGALTSRLLRLANIEDIMEPFSLLFAAKQLIEKIQKEFTDVPIIIQKTLNKENISLFSTYLDFISLKEELKTIQDELLQMGKNIQKSIETQVMHPIVDELMYSIRTRNIDKYRVSINIIIELDEYSQKSKRCEELSQKLKKVLPKLYSKLLNQFDYQYWKIRFIDLEKAFNWAKVNAWFIQFSQTSESEVTKDLDELEDSIKKTISILGAQKAWFSTLSTMTEGQRQHLLAWNTSMRKAGKRTGKNAYIHLQDAQKHMSECRDSIPTWIMPLYRVFETFDVRPNLFDVVIMDEASQSGPDAVILQYIAKKLIVVGDDKQISPEYVGIKGEDILFLRKQYLFDFKLSDLLSLENSFFDLANVLFGGRITLREHFRCMPEIIEFSNRISYSNTPLIPLRQYPPNRLEPINTRHVPTGYREGSGSKVYNRHEAEALVKEIKACISNPQYEGKSMGIISLQNEGQAQLIEKLLIEEIGPEEMEKRQIICGDAYAFQGDERDVIFLSMVAAPGETGMRALATEKDKRRFNVAVSRAKDQLWLFHTPTLNDFRNKECLRYQLISYCENPPKEILESNRALCESDFEREVFDQISARGYRIIPQHEVAGYRIDMVIQGSKGRIAVECDGDQWHGPDRFDYDMNRQRILERCGWNFWRVRGSDFYYNSEKSLSSLWETLKYYEIDPIGYESYTTEINENNMDEKIVLINHHDVPIQGNAKDQKQEEDMHEGISVKVRLPEKTQNTQNTRLLEEDKHQSKAEHSVALLESTAVKQTPIKGYSEQITLDLKQPSITLKDGLKPFLENKGFEVLDKRSKGGALWLIGGQELNSFITVLKKEQIHFTFAYNGSKSTSQRPAWYTIFQD